The genome window GTGCACCGCCATAGGCGAGTCGAAACCCGGTCATTACCTCGTCGAAGAGCAGGAGCGCACCGTATCGTTGTGTTACTTCCCGTAAAGCCTCTAAAAAACCAGATATGGGCGGTACACATCCCATATTTCCAGCCACGGGCTCCACAATCACTCCCGCAATAGAGAAGCCGTATTCTCTAAAGGTGGCGTGCAAAGCTTCAATGTCGTTATAAGGAAGGGTTAGCGTGTTGGCGGTAACGGCCGCAGGCACCCCCGCACATTCTGGCAACCCCAACGTAGCCACACCGGAGCCGGCCTTGGCCAATAAGAAATCGGCATGGCCATGGTAACATCCCTCGAACTTCACAATAATATCGCGTCCTGTGTAGCCTCTCGCAGCGCGAATGGCGCTCATCGTGGCCTCCGTGCCCGACGAAACGAGCCGTACCTTCTCCAGGGAAGGTACGGCCTCGCAAAGCTCCTCGGCAAACAGAACCTCTAACTCGGTGGGAGCGCCGAAGGTGGTGCCATTGGGCAACTGCGCGCTAATGGCACTCAAAATATCGGGGTGCGCATGCCCTAAGATCAGTGGGCCCCACGAGCCAACACAGTCGAGATAGCGATTACCATCTACGTCGTAGAGGTAGGCCCCCTCACCGCGGTGAATAAAAATCGGATCGCCTCCCACAGCCCGAAAGGCGCGTA of Chthonomonas calidirosea T49 contains these proteins:
- the hemL gene encoding glutamate-1-semialdehyde 2,1-aminomutase, whose protein sequence is MKTHQRSKELYERAVKVIPGGVNSPVRAFRAVGGDPIFIHRGEGAYLYDVDGNRYLDCVGSWGPLILGHAHPDILSAISAQLPNGTTFGAPTELEVLFAEELCEAVPSLEKVRLVSSGTEATMSAIRAARGYTGRDIIVKFEGCYHGHADFLLAKAGSGVATLGLPECAGVPAAVTANTLTLPYNDIEALHATFREYGFSIAGVIVEPVAGNMGCVPPISGFLEALREVTQRYGALLLFDEVMTGFRLAYGGAQERFGILPDLTMLGKIAGGGLPLGAFGGRAEIMDVIAPVGPVYQAGTLSGNPVAVAAGLATVQTLKKQRHVLYERLDRIGGKLADAFRYAAEEAGVTVVVNQIGSMITVFFTDLPAVNNYAQAKTSNTQRFARWFRTLLEEGIYWPPSQFESAFLSDAMSDEDVYQLIETARAGFYKAREAA